From Oscillospiraceae bacterium CM, a single genomic window includes:
- the aroC gene encoding chorismate synthase, with amino-acid sequence MASVYGQNIKISIFGQSHGAAIGVVIDGLPAGERLDLDALDLFLCRRAPGNNSYSTQRKELDRPEILSGLVDGVTCGAPLAAVIRNTNTRSGDYGDLQDVPRPAHADFTAHMKFQGANDIRGGGHFSGRLTAPLCIAGGICLQLLQREQIQVAAHIAALGAVADRRFDPAHITSGDLALLHGADFPVLDDAAGSAMRALIDTARADGDSLGGIIECAAVGLPVGLGDPMFDGMESRIAAIVFGIPAVKGLDFGSGFDGARLRGSENNDSFYMDGDTVRTRTNNHGGILGGITSGMPLVFRAAVKPTPSIAREQKSVSFSGKKDVTLSIHGRHDPTIVPRAVPVIEAAAAIAVLDAFIAFKGYQR; translated from the coding sequence ATGGCATCCGTCTATGGGCAGAACATAAAAATTTCGATTTTCGGGCAGTCACATGGTGCGGCGATCGGCGTTGTCATCGACGGGCTGCCTGCCGGTGAAAGGCTCGATCTGGACGCGCTCGACCTGTTCTTATGCCGCCGTGCGCCGGGCAATAACAGCTATTCAACGCAGCGTAAGGAGCTCGACAGGCCGGAAATTCTCTCCGGCCTTGTGGACGGCGTGACGTGCGGCGCGCCGCTGGCGGCCGTCATCCGTAATACGAATACACGCTCCGGCGATTACGGCGACCTTCAGGATGTACCGCGCCCGGCGCACGCCGACTTTACGGCGCATATGAAGTTTCAGGGCGCCAATGATATTCGCGGCGGCGGTCACTTCTCCGGCCGCCTGACGGCTCCCCTCTGTATCGCCGGCGGCATCTGCCTTCAACTATTGCAGCGAGAGCAGATTCAGGTTGCCGCGCATATTGCCGCGCTTGGCGCTGTTGCCGACCGGCGCTTTGACCCGGCTCATATCACGTCCGGTGACCTTGCGCTGTTGCACGGTGCCGACTTCCCCGTACTTGACGACGCGGCGGGCAGCGCGATGCGCGCCTTGATTGACACGGCACGCGCAGACGGCGACTCTTTAGGCGGCATTATTGAATGCGCGGCTGTCGGCCTGCCTGTCGGGCTCGGTGACCCGATGTTTGACGGCATGGAAAGCCGCATCGCCGCCATTGTCTTCGGCATTCCGGCTGTGAAGGGCCTTGACTTCGGCAGTGGTTTTGACGGTGCGCGCCTGCGCGGGTCGGAGAACAACGACAGCTTTTACATGGACGGCGACACCGTTCGAACACGCACGAACAACCACGGCGGCATTCTTGGGGGCATTACGTCCGGTATGCCGCTTGTCTTCCGCGCCGCCGTCAAGCCGACGCCGTCGATTGCCAGGGAGCAAAAAAGCGTGAGCTTTTCCGGTAAAAAAGACGTGACGCTCTCCATCCACGGCCGTCACGACCCCACGATCGTCCCACGGGCCGTCCCTGTTATCGAGGCGGCCGCCGCTATTGCCGTTTTAGACGCGTTTATCGCCTTTAAGGGCTATCAAAGATAA
- the recO gene encoding DNA repair protein RecO, with translation MYINTTGLVLRETAYKDSSKILTVLTSTEGKLTVSARGVMRRSSALAAAAQPLAYSEMTLFQSRDRWTLTEARTIELFSGLSRDVTLLSLGAYFAELLEAVSDEDSPNPDILSLGLNALYLLSTGENNEKRVKAAFETRLLCLAGFEPAVFSCHVCSRADVQSPVLDPVGGGVRCRVCGGGEALPLCNASLEALRYIVSADAKKVFSFKLEPEALLRLSRAAESYALAQLGRGFKTLDYYKGLL, from the coding sequence ATGTACATAAACACGACGGGGCTTGTTCTGCGCGAGACGGCGTATAAGGATTCAAGCAAAATATTAACGGTTCTGACGTCGACAGAGGGAAAGCTCACGGTGTCGGCTCGCGGCGTCATGCGCCGGAGCAGTGCGCTTGCCGCCGCCGCGCAGCCGCTGGCGTATTCCGAAATGACGCTCTTTCAAAGCCGTGACCGCTGGACGCTGACGGAAGCGCGGACGATTGAGCTCTTTTCCGGCTTGTCACGCGATGTGACGCTTTTATCGCTCGGCGCGTATTTTGCCGAGCTCCTGGAAGCCGTATCCGATGAGGACAGCCCGAATCCGGATATCTTGTCGCTCGGGCTCAACGCCCTGTATCTTTTAAGCACGGGGGAGAATAACGAAAAGCGCGTTAAGGCCGCTTTTGAAACACGCCTTTTGTGCCTGGCCGGTTTTGAACCGGCTGTCTTCTCCTGCCATGTCTGCTCGCGGGCGGATGTTCAGTCGCCTGTTCTTGACCCCGTCGGCGGGGGCGTTCGCTGCCGCGTGTGCGGTGGCGGGGAGGCGTTACCGCTCTGCAATGCGTCGCTTGAAGCGCTGCGCTATATCGTCTCAGCCGACGCGAAAAAAGTCTTCTCATTCAAGCTTGAGCCTGAGGCGCTCCTGCGATTGTCCCGCGCCGCGGAGTCCTACGCGCTCGCCCAGCTTGGCCGCGGCTTCAAAACGCTGGACTATTACAAGGGGTTGCTGTAA
- the aroA gene encoding 3-phosphoshikimate 1-carboxyvinyltransferase translates to MDIKITPSHLSGALPAIASKSQAHRLLIAAALANAPSRVACGETSADIDATAACLGALGAQITYRHGIFEVVPVQTPVTGEKALDCRESGSTLRFMLPVCCALGATTALHMSGRLPNRPLSPLYEELISHGCALSPQGQNPLHTGGQLRGGRYTIAGNISSQYITGLLFSLPLLGEDSVINITGALESGPYVDMTLDVLSRFGITVTAAENRFIVPGNQTFRAPGSVRVEGDWSNAAFWLCAGAIGKESVTVTNLSASSLQGDKAVFTVLKRFGATVTVSEDTVTVSRGTLRGIDIDAGDTPDLVPVLSAVAAVADGQTRIYNAGRLRIKESDRLKTVTETLSALGADITETEDGLIIYGKKRLIGGTVHAHGDHRIAMTAAVASAVCDGPVVITGAEAVSKSYPGFFSDFAAMGGTFEEVV, encoded by the coding sequence ATGGATATCAAAATTACCCCTTCTCACCTCTCCGGTGCGCTCCCGGCTATCGCCTCGAAATCGCAAGCGCACCGGCTGCTGATTGCCGCGGCGCTGGCGAATGCGCCGTCACGCGTCGCCTGCGGCGAGACGTCCGCCGATATTGACGCTACAGCCGCGTGCCTTGGTGCACTGGGCGCGCAGATCACCTATCGTCACGGTATCTTTGAGGTTGTGCCCGTTCAAACGCCCGTCACCGGCGAGAAAGCACTCGACTGCCGGGAAAGCGGTTCGACACTGCGTTTTATGCTGCCCGTCTGCTGCGCGCTGGGCGCGACGACGGCGCTTCACATGAGCGGCCGCCTCCCAAACCGCCCGCTTTCCCCGCTATACGAGGAGCTGATCTCCCACGGCTGCGCTCTGTCACCGCAGGGCCAAAACCCGCTGCACACCGGCGGGCAGCTCCGGGGAGGGCGCTATACGATAGCGGGCAACATCTCATCACAGTATATCACCGGGCTTCTCTTTTCCCTCCCACTGCTCGGCGAGGACAGCGTCATCAACATCACCGGCGCCTTGGAATCCGGACCGTATGTCGACATGACGCTCGACGTGCTTAGCCGGTTCGGAATCACCGTCACCGCCGCCGAGAACCGCTTTATCGTCCCGGGAAATCAGACGTTTCGAGCGCCGGGGTCGGTGCGCGTCGAGGGTGACTGGTCAAACGCCGCCTTTTGGCTGTGCGCCGGGGCAATCGGCAAAGAAAGCGTTACCGTAACGAATCTCAGCGCGTCGTCCCTGCAGGGCGACAAGGCTGTTTTTACTGTTTTAAAGCGCTTCGGCGCAACTGTCACCGTCTCTGAGGATACCGTGACCGTCTCGCGCGGTACGCTTCGCGGTATTGACATCGACGCGGGCGACACGCCCGACCTTGTCCCGGTGCTGTCGGCTGTTGCTGCCGTCGCAGACGGGCAAACACGCATTTATAACGCCGGGCGGCTGCGTATTAAGGAAAGCGACCGGCTTAAAACCGTCACGGAGACGCTCTCGGCGCTTGGCGCCGACATCACGGAAACCGAGGACGGCCTTATCATATACGGCAAAAAGCGCCTCATCGGCGGGACGGTTCATGCCCACGGTGACCACCGCATCGCGATGACGGCCGCCGTGGCTTCCGCCGTCTGCGACGGCCCCGTCGTCATCACCGGGGCTGAGGCCGTCTCCAAATCGTACCCCGGATTTTTCAGTGATTTTGCCGCGATGGGCGGCACTTTTGAGGAGGTCGTTTAA
- a CDS encoding shikimate kinase, with product MKQYGLLGEKLTHSFSPLIHASLGDYAYKLYEVAPENVAAFLNQGDFDGLNVTIPYKKTVIPFLSGLTDKAKAIGSVNTITRRPDGALVGDNTDYDGFLYLLKKVVKTAAGKKTLVLGSGGSSLAVRAVLTDDKAAAVVTVSRGGADNYDNLSGHADAALLVNTTPVGMYPYNGASPVDLGLLPNLEAVIDIIYNPAKTSLMLDAAARGMPCIGGLPMLVAQAKRAAELFTGRPIDDGVIDEITENIAGTTRNIVLIGMPGSGKSTTGKALARAINRPFVDTDELIATRAGKSIPAIFSQLGESSFRRLETDILRDVSKESGTVIATGGGIVKSPENLQLIQQNSVCVFLDRALTDLPVSGRPLSQQLGVSALAEERLPLYSSWCDHRITVTSVDETVASIRAATGI from the coding sequence ATGAAACAGTATGGTCTGCTCGGGGAAAAGCTCACGCACAGCTTTTCCCCGCTTATCCACGCAAGCCTTGGCGATTATGCGTACAAGCTCTATGAAGTCGCGCCGGAGAATGTCGCCGCCTTTTTGAACCAAGGGGATTTTGACGGGCTAAACGTGACGATTCCCTATAAAAAAACGGTCATCCCGTTTTTGTCCGGCTTGACCGACAAGGCCAAAGCCATCGGCAGCGTCAACACGATCACGCGGCGGCCGGACGGGGCGCTTGTCGGTGACAATACCGACTACGACGGGTTTTTGTACCTGCTCAAAAAGGTCGTCAAAACCGCTGCGGGCAAAAAGACGCTCGTTCTTGGCAGCGGGGGCTCTTCCCTCGCCGTTCGGGCCGTCCTGACAGACGATAAGGCCGCCGCCGTCGTTACCGTTTCGCGCGGCGGCGCGGACAATTATGACAATCTGTCAGGCCATGCGGATGCCGCCCTCCTCGTCAACACAACACCCGTCGGTATGTACCCCTATAACGGCGCGTCACCCGTTGACCTCGGCCTGCTTCCGAATCTTGAGGCCGTCATCGACATTATTTATAATCCGGCGAAGACATCATTGATGCTTGACGCCGCGGCGCGCGGTATGCCCTGTATCGGCGGGCTTCCCATGCTCGTTGCGCAGGCCAAGCGCGCCGCCGAGCTCTTCACCGGCAGGCCGATCGACGACGGCGTTATTGACGAGATCACCGAAAACATCGCCGGGACGACACGCAATATCGTCCTCATCGGCATGCCGGGCAGCGGCAAATCAACGACGGGCAAAGCGCTTGCACGCGCGATAAACCGCCCGTTTGTCGACACCGACGAGCTCATTGCCACGCGGGCCGGGAAAAGTATCCCCGCCATATTCAGCCAACTGGGAGAGTCGTCGTTCCGTCGGCTGGAGACGGATATTTTGCGTGACGTTTCCAAGGAGAGCGGCACGGTGATTGCAACGGGCGGCGGCATCGTCAAATCGCCCGAAAATCTGCAGCTCATCCAGCAAAACAGCGTCTGTGTCTTTCTCGACCGCGCGCTGACTGATCTCCCCGTTTCCGGGCGGCCGCTGTCGCAGCAGCTGGGTGTCTCGGCGCTTGCCGAAGAGCGTTTGCCGCTTTACAGCAGCTGGTGCGACCATCGCATCACCGTCACGAGCGTTGATGAGACCGTCGCGTCCATCCGGGCGGCAACGGGCATTTAA
- the aroQ gene encoding type II 3-dehydroquinate dehydratase gives MKFLVINGPNLNLLGLREPGIYGSQSYSDLLDFIGGAANNAGVAVELFQSNHEGAIVDAIQNAYGTADGIVINPAAYTHTSIAILDALKAVALPAVEVHISDITSREAYRQRSYTSEACLKTIAGKGFEGYREAILFLKEHIAKAAD, from the coding sequence ATGAAATTTCTTGTGATTAACGGGCCGAACCTCAACCTATTGGGTCTACGCGAGCCGGGCATCTATGGCAGCCAAAGCTACAGCGACCTGCTCGATTTCATTGGCGGCGCGGCCAACAACGCCGGTGTCGCAGTCGAGCTGTTTCAGTCAAATCATGAAGGTGCAATCGTCGACGCCATTCAAAACGCGTACGGAACGGCCGACGGCATTGTCATAAACCCCGCCGCTTATACGCATACGAGCATTGCCATTTTGGACGCGCTCAAAGCGGTGGCGCTGCCTGCCGTCGAGGTGCATATCTCCGACATCACAAGCCGGGAAGCTTACAGGCAGCGCTCCTACACGTCGGAAGCGTGCCTGAAAACGATTGCGGGCAAGGGCTTTGAGGGGTATCGGGAAGCGATTCTATTCTTAAAAGAGCATATCGCAAAGGCCGCCGACTAA
- a CDS encoding endonuclease MutS2: MTLFEKSLKTIELPAVLQLLAAEAYTPGAKEAALALTPSDDPWVVRALLAETTAAKTMMVLRGSPSFSGVRDVRSAVRRADRGGVLSTGELLDVAAVLRAAADAVAYAAGDRAEKTPIDDLFNALVPNKYLEGKISTSIVAVDEIADSASAALSDIRRKMRLAGDRVRQTLQKIIASPTYAKALQDPIITLRNDRYVVPVKAEQKSAVPGLVHDVSASGATLFVEPMAVVQLNNEIRELLAAEKQEIDRILAELSAETATFGEAIIGNVTTLSALDLIFAKAKLSYRQNACEPAISEDGRLHFRRARHPLLDPKTAVPIDVRLGGETDTLVITGPNTGGKTVALKTLGLLSAMAACGLHLPAEDGSSVPVFKNILADIGDEQSIEQSLSTFSAHMTNIVAILEHCTDGSLLLFDELGAGTDPVEGAALAAAIIDNARQKGAVTAATTHYPELKLYAMTTKGVLNAACEFDVETLRPTYKLLIGVPGKSNAFAISARLGLPQEIIRDAARRVDTGSATFEEVLGNLEQLRRDVEVERETTRCLLREAAEKAQKAEENLAATAREREKAAAIAQREADRILKSARQTADDVMEELKEVRRASSKADGWQKANAMKSDVYRRLNEAESARRNSTWETVAETPQRPVAPGDTVMLVGLGTTATVADISPDGTLSLQAGAMKITARPEEVRLVETPKAQRQKAVIQSSAKLHTVGASSEIDLRGMMTDEAIPILERYLDNARLARLQTVTVIHGKGTGALRQAVHQSLRRDSNVKSFRLGRYGEGEMGVTIVELKG, translated from the coding sequence ATGACGCTGTTTGAAAAGTCACTGAAAACAATTGAACTCCCGGCTGTTTTGCAGCTTCTGGCTGCCGAGGCGTACACCCCCGGGGCCAAGGAGGCAGCGCTCGCGCTGACCCCGTCGGACGATCCTTGGGTTGTGCGTGCGCTTCTGGCGGAAACGACGGCCGCGAAGACGATGATGGTCCTGCGCGGCAGCCCGTCCTTTTCCGGCGTGCGCGACGTGCGCAGCGCCGTGCGCCGGGCGGACAGGGGCGGCGTATTATCGACCGGCGAACTTCTCGACGTCGCGGCTGTCTTGCGTGCCGCCGCCGACGCTGTTGCCTATGCCGCCGGCGACAGAGCGGAAAAAACACCGATTGATGATCTGTTTAACGCGCTCGTGCCCAATAAATATCTCGAGGGGAAAATCTCGACAAGCATCGTCGCCGTTGACGAAATTGCCGATTCAGCGAGCGCCGCGCTGTCGGACATACGCCGGAAAATGCGCCTTGCCGGTGACAGGGTCCGTCAGACGCTTCAGAAAATCATCGCGTCGCCAACGTATGCAAAAGCCTTACAGGACCCCATCATCACGCTGAGAAACGACCGGTATGTTGTCCCGGTGAAGGCCGAGCAGAAATCGGCCGTCCCGGGCCTCGTCCATGACGTCTCCGCCTCCGGCGCAACGTTATTTGTCGAGCCGATGGCCGTTGTGCAGCTCAATAATGAAATCCGTGAACTGCTCGCCGCGGAAAAACAGGAGATTGACCGTATTTTGGCGGAGCTTTCAGCCGAAACGGCAACGTTCGGGGAAGCGATCATTGGCAATGTGACAACGCTGTCCGCCCTCGACCTCATCTTTGCCAAAGCAAAGCTGTCATACCGGCAAAACGCTTGCGAGCCCGCCATTTCCGAGGACGGGCGGCTTCATTTCCGCCGCGCCCGCCACCCGCTGTTAGACCCCAAAACCGCCGTTCCCATCGACGTGCGCCTCGGCGGGGAGACGGACACGCTCGTGATTACAGGCCCAAACACGGGCGGCAAAACCGTCGCATTGAAAACACTTGGCCTTTTGTCGGCAATGGCCGCGTGCGGCCTCCACCTGCCGGCGGAGGACGGCAGCAGCGTGCCGGTTTTCAAAAACATTCTCGCCGATATCGGTGATGAGCAGTCCATCGAGCAGTCTTTGTCAACGTTCTCTGCGCACATGACGAATATTGTCGCCATCCTTGAACACTGTACAGACGGATCGCTTCTTCTGTTCGATGAGCTCGGCGCGGGCACAGACCCCGTTGAAGGCGCGGCGCTGGCTGCCGCGATCATTGACAACGCGCGCCAAAAGGGTGCCGTGACCGCCGCGACGACGCACTATCCGGAGCTTAAGCTGTACGCTATGACGACAAAGGGCGTTTTAAACGCCGCTTGCGAGTTTGATGTGGAGACGCTCCGCCCCACTTATAAGCTTTTAATCGGCGTGCCCGGCAAATCAAACGCCTTCGCCATTTCCGCCCGACTCGGCTTGCCGCAAGAGATCATCCGTGACGCCGCCCGGCGCGTTGACACCGGCAGCGCGACCTTTGAAGAGGTCCTTGGGAACTTAGAGCAGCTGCGGCGCGACGTGGAAGTTGAGCGCGAAACAACGCGCTGTCTCTTGCGGGAAGCCGCTGAAAAGGCTCAAAAAGCCGAGGAAAATTTAGCCGCGACGGCGCGTGAGCGGGAAAAGGCGGCGGCTATTGCCCAGCGCGAGGCGGATCGCATTTTAAAATCGGCGCGCCAAACGGCCGACGACGTGATGGAGGAACTTAAAGAAGTCCGCCGTGCATCGTCCAAGGCCGACGGCTGGCAAAAGGCGAACGCCATGAAATCAGACGTTTACCGCCGTCTTAACGAGGCGGAAAGCGCCCGGCGCAACAGTACGTGGGAGACCGTAGCCGAGACGCCGCAGCGCCCCGTCGCACCGGGGGACACGGTGATGCTCGTCGGGCTCGGCACAACGGCGACGGTCGCCGACATTTCACCCGACGGGACGCTGTCCCTTCAGGCGGGTGCCATGAAAATTACAGCCCGGCCGGAAGAGGTACGTCTTGTTGAAACGCCGAAGGCACAGCGCCAAAAGGCAGTTATCCAATCATCGGCGAAGCTCCATACGGTCGGCGCGAGTTCGGAAATCGACCTGCGCGGCATGATGACGGATGAGGCGATTCCCATTTTGGAACGTTATCTGGACAACGCACGGCTTGCCCGCCTCCAGACAGTCACGGTTATTCACGGCAAGGGCACCGGCGCTTTGCGCCAAGCCGTGCATCAGAGCCTCCGGCGAGACAGCAACGTCAAATCATTTCGTCTTGGCCGCTACGGCGAAGGGGAGATGGGTGTCACCATTGTCGAACTCAAGGGATAA
- a CDS encoding diacylglycerol kinase family protein → MKKSFRCAFSGVIFCLKSERNCRVHLAAAIYVLLSSAICRLSAGEWALVLLCIGLVTGAELLNTAVEKLCDALNPEYSAAIGRVKDMAAGAVLMAALLSAAVGGIIFFNGEKLTRFFAFTASHIAVTAFMLASLPAAAALVIRRYDNDSKNSHDHHRGETERR, encoded by the coding sequence ATGAAAAAGAGTTTTCGCTGCGCGTTTTCTGGAGTTATTTTCTGCCTGAAGTCCGAGCGCAACTGCCGCGTTCATCTGGCCGCGGCGATCTATGTGTTGCTGTCGTCGGCCATCTGCCGCCTGTCGGCCGGTGAGTGGGCACTCGTTTTGCTCTGTATCGGCCTTGTGACCGGCGCGGAGCTTCTAAACACGGCAGTTGAAAAACTCTGTGACGCGCTCAATCCCGAATACAGCGCCGCCATCGGACGCGTCAAAGATATGGCGGCAGGCGCCGTTTTGATGGCCGCTCTTTTAAGCGCCGCCGTCGGTGGGATCATTTTTTTCAACGGTGAAAAATTGACGCGGTTTTTTGCGTTTACAGCCTCGCACATCGCCGTAACGGCATTCATGCTTGCCTCGCTACCGGCTGCGGCCGCACTTGTAATCAGGAGATATGATAATGACAGCAAAAACAGCCATGATCACCATCGCGGGGAGACCGAACGTCGGTAA
- the era gene encoding GTPase Era: MITIAGRPNVGKSTLLNALAGEKIAIVSNKPQTTRNRITAVVTRGDTQFIFLDTPGFHKAKTRLGDFMVGIVKESVAEVDAVALVVEPVETVGTQEQLLLEQLKQNGVPAILVINKIDTIKKEALLQVIARYTEAYAFGAVVPISAKQGDGLTDLLDELEKFAEPGPALFPEGMVTDQPEKQIVAELVREKLLVCLDREVPHGTAVEVTKFSERDDGIIDLDVTIYCEKQSHKGIIIGKNGEMLKKIGQLARIDIEKFMGTKVFLQTWVKVKENWRDSQTLLRNFGYTDS, translated from the coding sequence ATGATCACCATCGCGGGGAGACCGAACGTCGGTAAATCGACGCTTTTAAACGCCCTTGCCGGAGAAAAGATCGCCATCGTTTCAAATAAACCGCAGACGACGCGCAACAGAATCACAGCCGTCGTCACGCGGGGGGACACACAGTTTATCTTTCTAGACACGCCCGGTTTTCATAAGGCGAAAACACGCCTCGGCGATTTTATGGTCGGTATTGTCAAGGAAAGCGTTGCCGAGGTTGACGCCGTCGCCCTCGTCGTCGAGCCGGTTGAAACGGTCGGCACGCAGGAGCAGCTCCTCCTGGAACAGCTGAAACAAAACGGTGTTCCAGCCATCCTCGTCATCAATAAAATCGATACGATTAAAAAAGAGGCCTTGCTGCAGGTCATTGCGCGCTATACCGAAGCGTATGCGTTTGGCGCAGTCGTTCCCATTTCGGCAAAGCAGGGCGACGGCCTGACAGATCTTCTTGATGAGCTGGAGAAATTTGCCGAGCCCGGCCCGGCGCTCTTTCCGGAGGGCATGGTGACCGATCAGCCGGAAAAACAGATTGTCGCTGAGCTCGTGCGCGAAAAGCTTCTCGTCTGCCTTGACCGCGAGGTGCCGCACGGGACGGCCGTCGAGGTGACGAAGTTTTCAGAACGGGACGACGGCATCATCGACCTTGACGTCACAATCTACTGCGAAAAGCAGAGCCACAAAGGCATCATCATCGGCAAAAACGGCGAGATGCTCAAAAAAATCGGCCAGCTCGCGCGTATCGACATCGAAAAATTCATGGGTACAAAAGTCTTTTTGCAGACTTGGGTTAAGGTGAAGGAAAATTGGCGCGACAGCCAGACGCTGCTCCGCAATTTCGGTTATACGGATAGCTGA
- a CDS encoding HPr family phosphocarrier protein: MYIKNATIRNQVGLHARPAIFLIQKANEFKSGLWIEKDERKVNAKSLLGVLSLGVAKGAVISIVGDGPDEVEAVDTLCQLIDSDFAE, from the coding sequence ATGTATATTAAAAACGCGACGATCAGGAATCAGGTTGGGCTCCATGCAAGACCGGCCATCTTCTTAATACAGAAAGCAAACGAATTTAAAAGCGGCCTCTGGATTGAAAAAGACGAGCGCAAGGTCAATGCGAAAAGCCTTCTTGGTGTGTTATCACTCGGCGTTGCCAAGGGCGCGGTCATCAGCATCGTCGGCGACGGGCCGGACGAGGTCGAGGCCGTCGACACGCTTTGCCAGCTGATTGACTCCGATTTTGCCGAATAA
- a CDS encoding chorismate mutase produces the protein MNDLRTEIDRVDEDIIRAFTRRMEISAALAAYKKENSLPIFDPARERLKLNAIVEKTPEELRTYTASLYTLLFDLSRSYQEKYYHPVSPLVGDITTAVEETAKLFPRDAVVACQGIEGAYSQLACEKLFALPNILYCSTFDSVFAAIDAGLCKYGVLPLENSTAGSINKIYDLMMNYHFYIVRSVRLKIDHNLLAKKGTALKDIKEIYSHEQAINQCAAFIKTLTGVTITACENTAVAAQLVADSSRKDVAALSSRNCADLYGLLSLADSVQDKGNNYTRFICISKALEIYPGADKTSIMLALPHKPGSLYRILARFYALGINLIKLESRPLPDRDFEFMFYFDLDTPVYSPQFTELIGELDAICDEFRYLGSYSEIV, from the coding sequence ATCAACGACCTCCGAACAGAGATTGACCGTGTCGACGAGGACATCATCCGGGCATTTACGCGCCGGATGGAAATTTCAGCAGCGCTTGCAGCCTACAAGAAAGAAAACAGCCTGCCGATCTTTGACCCGGCGCGCGAACGGCTGAAGCTCAATGCCATCGTCGAAAAAACGCCGGAAGAACTGCGCACATACACGGCGTCTCTTTACACACTCCTGTTTGACCTCAGCCGGTCGTATCAGGAGAAATACTATCACCCCGTTTCGCCGCTTGTCGGAGACATCACGACCGCCGTTGAGGAGACAGCCAAACTCTTCCCGCGGGACGCCGTCGTCGCCTGTCAGGGCATCGAGGGCGCTTACTCGCAGCTGGCTTGCGAAAAGCTTTTCGCTCTGCCGAACATCCTTTACTGCTCAACGTTTGACAGCGTTTTCGCTGCCATTGACGCGGGCCTTTGCAAATATGGTGTTTTGCCGCTGGAAAACAGCACGGCGGGGTCTATCAATAAAATCTACGACCTCATGATGAACTATCACTTTTACATTGTGCGCAGCGTGCGGCTGAAAATCGACCACAACCTGCTTGCCAAAAAAGGCACCGCACTCAAGGACATCAAGGAAATCTACTCCCACGAGCAGGCGATCAACCAGTGTGCGGCTTTTATAAAAACACTGACCGGCGTCACCATTACCGCGTGTGAAAACACGGCCGTTGCCGCCCAGCTGGTCGCAGACTCGAGCCGGAAGGACGTTGCGGCGCTTTCCTCCCGCAATTGCGCCGACCTGTACGGGCTCTTAAGCCTTGCCGATTCCGTTCAGGACAAGGGCAACAACTATACGCGCTTTATCTGCATTTCGAAAGCGCTTGAAATCTACCCTGGGGCTGACAAAACGAGCATCATGCTGGCGCTGCCGCACAAGCCGGGCTCTCTGTACAGAATCCTCGCCCGCTTTTACGCGCTTGGCATCAACCTCATCAAGCTGGAAAGCCGCCCCCTCCCCGACCGCGACTTTGAGTTTATGTTCTACTTCGACCTTGATACGCCCGTCTACTCCCCGCAGTTTACCGAGCTCATCGGCGAGCTTGACGCCATCTGCGACGAGTTCCGGTATCTCGGCAGCTATTCGGAAATCGTATGA